In Cupriavidus basilensis, one genomic interval encodes:
- a CDS encoding F0F1 ATP synthase subunit delta, producing MAETATIARPYAEALFRVATESSGNLDAWSELVSEMGQVAANPDMKAVAGDPNVHGDKLSALFLSALKSPVNDEAKRFVSLLVDNHRLSVLPEIAEQFHALKNDREGSADVEITSAFPLEGASLTDLVAALERKFGRKLQPSVAVDPSLIGGVRVKVGDEVLDTSVRARLAAMQVALTA from the coding sequence ATGGCTGAAACCGCAACCATTGCCCGTCCCTACGCCGAGGCGCTGTTCCGCGTCGCGACCGAATCGAGCGGCAATCTGGATGCATGGTCCGAGCTGGTGTCGGAAATGGGGCAAGTTGCCGCCAATCCCGACATGAAGGCGGTGGCTGGCGATCCGAACGTGCACGGCGACAAGCTGAGCGCACTGTTCCTGTCGGCCCTGAAGTCTCCGGTCAACGACGAAGCCAAGCGCTTCGTCAGCCTGCTGGTGGATAACCACCGCCTGTCGGTATTGCCGGAAATCGCCGAGCAGTTCCATGCGCTCAAGAACGACCGTGAAGGGTCGGCTGATGTCGAGATCACGAGTGCCTTCCCCCTTGAGGGCGCAAGCCTGACCGACCTCGTCGCCGCGCTCGAACGCAAGTTCGGCCGCAAGCTGCAGCCCTCGGTTGCGGTGGACCCGTCGCTGATTGGCGGCGTGCGCGTCAAGGTCGGCGACGAAGTGCTCGACACCTCCGTGCGTGCGCGCCTGGCAGCAATGCAAGTGGCGCTGACCGCATGA
- a CDS encoding F0F1 ATP synthase subunit B produces the protein MNLNATFFAQMVVFFILWWVVAKFIWPPLVKALDERAKKIADGLAAAEKGKAELELANKRVDQALAEARTEGAQRVADAEKRAQLTADEIKQNAQAEAARIIAQAKAEAEQQVTRAREQLRDQVAVLAVKGAEQILKREVNAQVHADLLNQLKAEL, from the coding sequence ATGAATCTGAACGCAACGTTTTTTGCGCAGATGGTCGTGTTCTTCATCCTGTGGTGGGTAGTTGCCAAATTCATTTGGCCGCCGCTGGTGAAGGCGCTCGACGAACGCGCAAAGAAGATCGCCGATGGCCTCGCCGCCGCTGAAAAAGGCAAGGCTGAGCTCGAACTCGCCAACAAGCGTGTGGACCAGGCCCTGGCCGAAGCCCGCACCGAAGGCGCTCAACGCGTCGCTGACGCCGAGAAGCGCGCTCAGCTGACCGCTGACGAGATCAAGCAAAACGCCCAGGCAGAAGCCGCACGCATCATTGCCCAGGCCAAGGCCGAAGCCGAACAGCAAGTTACCCGCGCGCGCGAGCAATTGCGCGACCAGGTCGCCGTGCTGGCCGTCAAGGGTGCCGAGCAGATCCTCAAGCGCGAAGTGAACGCGCAGGTCCACGCGGATCTGCTCAATCAACTCAAGGCTGAGCTCTAA
- the atpE gene encoding F0F1 ATP synthase subunit C, with protein MQAYLANIQGLTAIGIGIIIGLGAIGACLGIALMGGKYIEACARQPELMNPLQTKMFLLAGLIDAAFLIGVGVAMLFAFANPLLAVIK; from the coding sequence ATGCAAGCATATCTCGCCAACATCCAGGGTCTGACCGCCATCGGTATCGGCATCATCATCGGTCTGGGCGCAATCGGCGCCTGCCTGGGTATCGCCCTGATGGGTGGCAAGTACATCGAAGCGTGCGCACGTCAGCCTGAACTGATGAACCCGCTGCAAACCAAGATGTTCCTGCTGGCTGGCCTGATCGACGCGGCATTCCTGATCGGCGTGGGCGTTGCAATGCTGTTCGCATTCGCCAACCCGCTGCTGGCTGTCATCAAGTAA
- the atpB gene encoding F0F1 ATP synthase subunit A has translation MSAAQGAEQALTPSGYIAEHLQNLNTVGGKQASVVDFSVLNYDTVFWSVLCGAIAVIFLYAAARRATAGVPGRFQAFVEMIVEMVDDQAKGIIHGDRSFIAPLALMVFCWITVMNAIDLIPVDWVTGLNGLLGIFHIHLPHHRAVATADLNGTLGMSCAVLVLMIYYSFKIKGVGGFAHELLSAPFGAKWYLAPFNLILNLIEFLAKAVSLGMRLFGNMYAGELVFLLIALLGSIWTFGADLSALGFVGHVLAGTVWAIFHILIVLLQAFIFMMLTLVYIGQAHDHH, from the coding sequence ATGTCAGCTGCTCAAGGCGCCGAACAGGCCCTCACCCCCTCCGGCTATATCGCCGAACACTTGCAGAACCTCAACACGGTTGGCGGCAAGCAAGCCTCCGTCGTTGACTTCAGCGTCCTCAACTACGACACCGTGTTCTGGTCGGTGCTGTGCGGCGCCATCGCCGTGATTTTCCTGTATGCGGCCGCGCGCCGCGCGACCGCTGGTGTGCCGGGCCGCTTCCAGGCTTTCGTGGAAATGATCGTCGAGATGGTCGACGACCAGGCCAAGGGCATCATCCATGGCGATCGTTCCTTCATCGCTCCGCTGGCGCTGATGGTGTTCTGCTGGATCACGGTGATGAATGCCATCGACTTGATTCCGGTCGACTGGGTTACCGGCCTGAACGGCCTGCTGGGCATTTTCCACATCCATCTGCCGCACCACCGCGCGGTTGCCACGGCCGACCTGAACGGTACGCTGGGCATGTCGTGCGCAGTGCTGGTGCTGATGATCTATTACAGCTTCAAGATCAAGGGCGTGGGCGGCTTTGCCCATGAACTGCTGTCGGCCCCGTTCGGCGCCAAGTGGTACCTGGCCCCGTTCAACCTGATCCTGAACCTGATTGAATTCCTGGCCAAGGCGGTTTCGCTGGGCATGCGGTTGTTCGGCAACATGTACGCCGGCGAACTGGTGTTCCTGCTGATCGCGCTGCTGGGTTCCATCTGGACGTTCGGTGCGGACCTCTCCGCGCTGGGCTTCGTCGGTCATGTGCTGGCCGGTACGGTATGGGCGATCTTCCACATCCTGATCGTTCTGCTCCAGGCTTTCATTTTCATGATGCTGACGCTGGTGTACATCGGCCAGGCACACGATCACCACTGA
- a CDS encoding ATP synthase subunit I: MVSDRQDAGRKTDWQTRDAWEDEAEREEEAVDPLSRVEAETLFGERALRPSRMTPGRVVLAQVAVTLLSAIAWRLFAGGNAGAAGWSALFGGTVCFVPSGFFALRLWMARERPSISGLVVGEAIKVFATAGLFVLVVVLYSELRWVPMLVTFLLVLKTYWVALAIR; the protein is encoded by the coding sequence GTGGTTTCAGATCGTCAGGATGCTGGTCGGAAAACCGACTGGCAGACGCGTGATGCCTGGGAAGACGAGGCAGAACGCGAAGAAGAGGCGGTCGATCCGCTGTCGCGCGTCGAGGCGGAAACGCTGTTCGGCGAGCGCGCGCTGCGCCCTTCGCGCATGACGCCCGGCAGGGTCGTGCTGGCGCAGGTTGCGGTTACTTTGTTGTCGGCCATTGCCTGGCGACTTTTTGCTGGCGGTAACGCCGGCGCGGCGGGTTGGTCGGCACTGTTCGGTGGCACGGTGTGTTTCGTGCCCAGCGGTTTCTTCGCGCTGCGACTCTGGATGGCGCGCGAACGTCCCTCGATCAGCGGACTGGTGGTTGGCGAGGCGATCAAGGTGTTTGCCACCGCCGGGTTGTTCGTCCTGGTAGTGGTGCTGTACAGCGAGTTGCGCTGGGTACCGATGCTGGTCACGTTCCTGCTTGTGCTCAAGACCTATTGGGTCGCGCTGGCGATTCGCTGA
- a CDS encoding ParB/RepB/Spo0J family partition protein: MSTAKKKGLGRGLEALLGGPAEIVDAVKQEGAPSVLRLDQLQPGKYQPRTRMDEGALQELAASIRAQGLMQPILVRRVAEPDRYEIIAGERRFRASRIAGLEEVPVLVKDVADEAAAAMALIENIQREDLNPLEEAQGIMRLVREFNFTHEQAAESVGRSRSAVSNLLRLLNLAQPVQTMLMAGDLDMGHARALLSADGANQITLANQIVNKRLSVRETEKLVASTLKPFDLRLQKPNNGAPARDVARLEEELSDVLGLPVQIKLGVRGKGQLTIHFTSNDALDGVLTRLREPGESQSPA; this comes from the coding sequence ATGAGCACCGCGAAGAAGAAGGGCCTGGGCCGCGGACTGGAAGCCCTGCTGGGTGGGCCAGCCGAGATCGTCGATGCCGTGAAGCAGGAGGGCGCCCCCTCTGTGCTCCGCCTGGACCAGCTCCAGCCCGGCAAGTACCAGCCGCGCACGCGCATGGATGAAGGCGCGCTGCAGGAGCTGGCCGCGAGCATCCGTGCCCAAGGTCTGATGCAGCCGATCCTGGTGCGCCGCGTTGCAGAGCCGGATCGCTACGAGATCATTGCCGGTGAGCGCCGCTTCCGCGCCTCCAGGATCGCCGGGCTTGAAGAGGTGCCGGTGCTGGTCAAGGACGTGGCCGACGAAGCCGCGGCCGCGATGGCGCTCATCGAGAATATCCAGCGTGAAGACCTCAACCCGCTGGAAGAAGCGCAGGGCATCATGCGCCTGGTGCGCGAATTCAATTTCACCCACGAGCAGGCAGCGGAATCGGTAGGGCGCTCGCGCAGCGCGGTGTCCAACCTGCTGCGTCTGCTGAACCTGGCCCAGCCGGTGCAGACCATGCTGATGGCGGGCGACCTCGACATGGGCCACGCCCGTGCGCTGCTCTCCGCCGACGGCGCCAACCAGATCACGCTCGCCAATCAGATCGTTAACAAACGTTTATCGGTGCGCGAGACCGAAAAGCTGGTAGCCTCCACCCTCAAGCCCTTTGACCTCAGGTTGCAGAAGCCGAACAACGGCGCGCCGGCGCGCGACGTGGCCCGCCTTGAGGAAGAACTATCCGACGTGCTTGGCCTGCCGGTACAGATCAAGCTGGGCGTGCGGGGCAAAGGCCAGCTCACCATTCACTTCACCAGCAATGATGCGCTCGACGGTGTGCTGACACGCTTGCGCGAGCCCGGCGAAAGCCAGTCACCCGCCTGA